GGCCACGTGTTATAAAATGCGTATTTTCCCAAAGTGTGGactttttacaaaaatgtaaaatttaagtATAACAAGTTTGGTGGTTACCACCCTGGGAAGTCGTGTACTGTTCTGTGGGCCACTATAGGCcctttatgatattttttttttttttgcttctagaatccaaatcGCCGGAGCGAAACTCGAACGCTAGAACAATTTAACttaaaatttgaaatataataACTTTTGAGTGATGGGCCTCAATCATGCAATATGAGGTAGAAAAcacacaagcggctaggggacgcaggggtaaccttgtcaatcaatcaatcaatcaatcaatcaatggttattctattgtccaccaaacaaaatgtgttacattgggaccacaccactcttcgtcatacataaattctcccagccacatttccctaacataatatgaaatttaaaaaaaaggaaatttagttcggcagaggtggggctcgaacccacgctgcgccGCTATagtatcgacatattaccagcaccgttaccgctcggccacctgaCTTGTTggtgccatcttgaaaatttgaacatataatcgcaacttcattacttcaacatatcacgtgacaagcaaagacataaaatgaaaatgtatctgcttaaaaacattaatgtgtattatatagagctaccattattaatattaatgaattCTGAAGCGCATACAGACacaatacgaggggcctatgatatacatacacaagggtgaaattccatagccgtggagtggctgcttcctggcttgatcgttttaaggacgtgtacagatgaagcaagttgttgtttgctgtatcaagcTCAGGTAGACATATTATAAATCCTGTTCCATCAATCTAACATTCTGCTGCACTGCCCCCGACTTGGGACGGGTGGTGGTGGGTTGAGCGCTTTGTTCCCGGGAACCCTCCCTCTCCAGTGCAGCAACTGTTGACAGCAGGGAATCACATTACAGTAGTAGCTACTCCCTTCTTTCAGAACAGGAACCGTCGGTATAAGGTGTTGAAACCAACGTGCCAAGCCACaaccagtgtttactcagaggctgtatgtctcaattttggcccagtgacaATTATTTTTGGCCCACAcaaatttgtaatgctgtattacaattagtgaatttggggaattactgagccaaaattgggccaatttgggaagaaattttttcatttggcgcacccaatttccaaaGAGAGTAAACACTGGCCACAACCCCTTAGTATACCAAACAAACCCTTTGTCATGGATCTGCAGGGCAggacttgcactgctggaacatcTGTGTGCAAGTTCCATTAGAGGTTATGCTGGTCACAGGATCCTGGTCCTATGTAGGGAAGTAAAGCTTGGCCATTTATTCAACTTCAGGTAGGTCGAGTGGTGGCATATACGGACGATTCACCAATTCCCAGTTTCCAAAGTGTCTGTTGTTGCGTGCAAGCCATAAAGTGTATGTTGCTCTTAATGCTGTTCTCGCCACAGTATCCAGTGCctttttggtttctttgtttgTGAGGCCAAAGAACTTGAAGCAGATTCGAAGTGTGTTGTTTATGAATCCTCTTGATCCCACCTCTACTGGGAAGTATTTCAGTTCCCATCCTGCTGCTTGTCCTTCCTGAATTAGATCTTCATACTTCATTTTCTTTCTGAGGTTGGCCTGTGCTAAATTCTCCTCAGCAGGTACTGTGAGTTCAATTATGATGCCTTGCTTGTCTGATGGTGAGTAGACAGTTATGTCTGGCCTTTTTGATGTTGTCACTATCCCTGGAGGGAACATAGCTGAGTGATTGTCTTCATCCCACACTACTTGCCAGTCCTCACAGTTTTGGATGATGTTGTCTTTCTGGGTTCTGTGTCATGCTACATTTCTGTACTTTGTTCCAGTCTCAGTTCTGAATGAAATGCCGGTGACTTTCTGTTGATCTCCGTCGCCTACTGTCCCACATCTAGCTTTCAAAACAGCAGGAACTAGTTGGTGGACTATCTCCCGGAGTACCATGTCATGTCTTCAGTTGTAACGGCCTGTTCTAAGAGAGTACTGGCAGCAGTTGAATATGT
The Amphiura filiformis chromosome 3, Afil_fr2py, whole genome shotgun sequence DNA segment above includes these coding regions:
- the LOC140147287 gene encoding uncharacterized protein, encoding MFPPGIVTTSKRPDITVYSPSDKQGIIIELTVPAEENLAQANLRKKMKYEDLIQEGQAAGWELKYFPVEVGSRGFINNTLRICFKFFGLTNKETKKALDTVARTALRATYTLWLARNNRHFGNWELVNRPYMPPLDLPEVE